The genomic segment GCCGGTCGAAGCCCAGGGCGATGCCCAGGTGGGGCGGCGCCCCGAATCTCAGGGCGTTGAGGAAAAAGCCGAACTTCTCCTCGATCTCCTTGTCCTCCAGCTTGAGCATCTGGAAGATCTTTTTCTGCAAGCCGATATTGTGGATCCTCTTGCTGCCGCCCCCGATCTCCACGCCGTTGAGGATTAAATCGTAGGCAATGGCTTTCACCGTCAGCGGCTGGCTGTCCAGGAGCGGAATGTCTTCGGGGCGCGGCGCGGTGAAGGGATGGTGGTTGGAATCGAGGCGCTGCTCCTCCTCGTTGAAAAAGAACAGGGGAAAATCGGTCACCCAGAGGAACTCGAGCTTCTCCTTTTCCTGGAATTTTTCCCCCAGCTGCTCGCGGAGCTTGCCGGCCAGTGAAAGGGCCTGGCTTTCAACGCCGGCGACCAGCAGCACCAGCGCGCCGAGATCGATTTTACGCGCCTGGTAAAAAGCGGCGATAGCTGTGGGAGCGATCTTCAAGGAGGCCTTGAAGCCGTCATCTCCCTTTTTTATCCAGATGACCCCTTTGCCGCCGAGTTTTTTTCCCGCTTCGTTTATCTCGTCCAGCTGCTTGCGCGAGAAGGCGCCGGCGTCGGGGATGATCAACCCCTTGACCTTTTCACCCCTGGCCAGGGCGGCGTTAAGCAGGTCGCTGTTCCATGAGGCGGCTTCAACGGTGAAATCCTCGATAATGTAGGGAATGCGCAGGTCGGGTTTGTCAGAGCCGTACGTGTGTATGGCCTCTTGGTAAGGCAGGCGTCGGAATGGCAGGGCGACGTCGAAGCCGCGCAGAGAAAATATTTCACACACCAGGCGTTCGATGATGGCGAACAGCTCGTCGGTTTCGGCGAAGCTCATTTCGATGTCGATCTGGGTGAACTCGGGCTGGCGGTCGGCGCGCAGGTCCTCGTCGCGGAAGCAGCGGGTGATCTGATAGTAGCGCTCGAATCCGGCCACCATCAACAGCTGCTTGAACTGCTGCGGCGAC from the Candidatus Aminicenantes bacterium genome contains:
- the aspS gene encoding aspartate--tRNA ligase, whose protein sequence is MAEKKLLKRETYCGAVSENDAGRTITVYGWVNGMRELGGLTFIDLRDREGLLQVVVNETFAHPELLKEIGKETVLAVSGRVVKRAKPNPELPSGRVELIAVVIEVLAASAVPPFVPENRAGVSEELRFKYRYIDLRNLAMQRNFKFRSKVNLLARNFLDKEGFLDIETPMLTNATPEGARDYLVPSRIYKGKMFALPQSPQQFKQLLMVAGFERYYQITRCFRDEDLRADRQPEFTQIDIEMSFAETDELFAIIERLVCEIFSLRGFDVALPFRRLPYQEAIHTYGSDKPDLRIPYIIEDFTVEAASWNSDLLNAALARGEKVKGLIIPDAGAFSRKQLDEINEAGKKLGGKGVIWIKKGDDGFKASLKIAPTAIAAFYQARKIDLGALVLLVAGVESQALSLAGKLREQLGEKFQEKEKLEFLWVTDFPLFFFNEEEQRLDSNHHPFTAPRPEDIPLLDSQPLTVKAIAYDLILNGVEIGGGSKRIHNIGLQKKIFQMLKLEDKEIEEKFGFFLNALRFGAPPHLGIALGFDRLLMLLTGEDSIREIIAFPKTTSSLCLLTGSPSAVSQRQLDELGIAIKK